The following coding sequences lie in one Spirosoma sp. KUDC1026 genomic window:
- a CDS encoding IS5 family transposase, whose amino-acid sequence MTKQWQPLTDPQWAAISPFFDLRRKRTHNLRHIVDALLWLLRTGCQWRNLPSHWPHWQAVYYYFDQWKQAGIFEQINAALNQLDRQQAGRASHPSVLCIDSQSVKLHPMICEQRGLDGNKRINGRKRTLIVDTQGRLWVADVSAANEADGPLAVPLITNMLWRVGERLEKIYGDQAYNGVFARELEGWSIVFEKASRPESAQGFVPVAKRWVVERSIAWTNFFRRIVKDYEYTVASSVNWLYLANIQVILQRI is encoded by the coding sequence ATGACTAAACAGTGGCAACCACTGACCGACCCTCAATGGGCCGCAATTTCGCCTTTCTTTGACCTTCGACGCAAGCGGACTCATAATTTGCGCCACATCGTAGACGCCTTGTTGTGGTTGCTTCGAACCGGCTGTCAGTGGCGTAACCTGCCCTCGCATTGGCCACACTGGCAGGCGGTGTACTACTATTTCGATCAGTGGAAACAGGCTGGTATATTTGAGCAGATCAACGCTGCTTTGAATCAACTCGACCGTCAGCAAGCCGGACGAGCAAGTCATCCATCAGTACTATGCATTGATTCACAAAGCGTTAAGTTGCATCCCATGATCTGTGAACAGCGCGGTCTAGACGGCAACAAGCGTATCAATGGCCGCAAACGAACTCTAATCGTGGATACCCAGGGGCGCTTGTGGGTAGCTGACGTATCGGCGGCTAACGAGGCTGACGGCCCCTTAGCCGTGCCATTGATCACCAACATGCTGTGGCGCGTAGGCGAACGGCTGGAGAAAATCTACGGCGATCAAGCTTATAACGGCGTGTTTGCCCGTGAGTTGGAGGGGTGGAGTATTGTATTTGAAAAAGCCTCGCGTCCCGAGTCCGCTCAAGGCTTTGTACCAGTAGCTAAGCGATGGGTAGTCGAACGCAGCATCGCTTGGACCAATTTCTTCCGCCGGATCGTCAAGGACTATGAGTATACGGTAGCTTCTTCGGTCAACTGGCTGTATTTGGCTAACATTCAAGTGATACTACAGCGTATTTGA
- the istB gene encoding IS21-like element helper ATPase IstB, with product MNTQATLERMRQLKLQGMATHWETLLRLPVNQWPPTDHLLASLLDAEHEYRQERKTRTAITQARFRYQASLEEVIYTPDRQLDKSMVLRLGDLSFVRRGENILITGATGCGKSYLATCLGYQACQRGLRVGYFSMPKLMERLHLARADGSYTRELARLERLQLLILDDWGLSSLDMNAKLALLQLIEDRHGRSATIITSQLPVSKWYEYLAEPTLADAILDRLVHQAHRIELQGESMRRRIKKTNDLTGS from the coding sequence ATGAATACACAAGCAACCCTCGAGCGCATGCGTCAATTAAAATTACAGGGCATGGCCACCCACTGGGAAACCCTTCTGCGTCTACCGGTTAATCAGTGGCCGCCCACCGACCATCTCCTGGCTTCGCTGCTGGATGCCGAACACGAATACCGGCAGGAACGCAAAACGCGAACTGCCATTACCCAGGCTCGTTTTCGGTATCAGGCCAGCCTGGAAGAAGTTATTTACACGCCTGATCGGCAGTTGGACAAAAGTATGGTACTTCGCCTGGGCGACCTCTCTTTTGTACGACGGGGCGAAAACATTCTCATCACCGGTGCCACTGGTTGTGGCAAAAGCTATCTGGCTACATGTCTGGGCTACCAGGCTTGTCAACGAGGGCTGCGGGTGGGCTACTTCTCTATGCCTAAACTTATGGAACGACTGCATCTGGCTCGAGCGGATGGCTCCTATACTCGGGAGCTTGCCCGTCTGGAGCGGTTGCAGTTATTGATCCTGGACGATTGGGGCCTATCGAGTCTAGACATGAATGCCAAACTGGCTTTGCTGCAACTCATTGAAGATCGCCATGGCCGGTCGGCTACGATCATTACCTCGCAGTTACCGGTGTCTAAGTGGTATGAGTACCTAGCTGAACCAACGCTGGCCGATGCAATCTTGGATCGACTCGTGCATCAGGCACACCGCATTGAGTTGCAAGGCGAGTCAATGCGCAGGCGCATCAAAAAAACGAATGATTTAACCGGATCCTGA
- a CDS encoding carboxylate-amine ligase produces MPTFTLGIEEEFQTIDPTNGELRSHMSKIVDGGRIVLQERVKAEMHQAVVEVGTNICNNIDDARQEVTYLRKMIIELADQQDLRIAAAGTHPFSDWQDQLITPNARYDQLIDELRDVARSNLIFGLHVHVGIESRNEGIKIMNAVRYFLPHIYALSTNSPFWRGRNTGFKSYRSKVFDKFPRTGIPDYFSSAAEYDEYIELLVKTGCIDNGKKIWWDIRLHPFFDTIEFRICDVPMRVDETICLAAIMQSLVAKIYKLHKQNLNFQPYRRILINENKWRAARYGIEGKLIDFGKQEEVPTHNLIHELLDFIDDVMDELGNRAECEYVLKILEMGTGADRQLAVYQKTESLKVVVDYIVEETSLGIR; encoded by the coding sequence ATGCCAACATTCACGCTAGGGATCGAAGAGGAATTTCAGACAATTGACCCGACCAACGGTGAACTGCGTTCGCACATGTCGAAGATTGTGGATGGTGGGCGTATTGTGCTTCAGGAACGCGTAAAGGCCGAAATGCACCAGGCCGTTGTCGAAGTCGGCACCAACATCTGTAACAACATTGACGATGCCCGTCAGGAGGTGACGTACCTGCGGAAGATGATTATCGAACTGGCTGATCAGCAAGACCTTAGAATTGCCGCAGCCGGTACGCATCCGTTCTCCGACTGGCAGGACCAGCTCATTACGCCCAACGCCCGCTACGATCAGCTGATCGACGAACTGCGCGACGTAGCCCGCTCCAACCTGATCTTTGGGCTGCACGTTCACGTCGGCATTGAGAGCCGCAACGAGGGGATTAAGATCATGAACGCGGTTCGCTATTTTCTGCCGCATATCTACGCCCTGTCGACGAATTCGCCGTTCTGGCGGGGACGTAACACGGGCTTTAAATCGTACCGGTCGAAAGTATTCGATAAATTCCCGCGGACAGGTATCCCCGATTATTTCTCGTCGGCCGCCGAGTACGATGAATACATCGAGCTACTGGTCAAAACGGGCTGCATTGACAACGGTAAAAAGATCTGGTGGGACATCCGGCTGCATCCATTTTTCGATACCATCGAGTTCCGCATCTGCGACGTACCGATGCGCGTCGACGAGACCATCTGCCTGGCCGCGATCATGCAGTCGCTGGTGGCTAAGATCTACAAACTTCACAAGCAGAACCTGAATTTCCAGCCGTACCGCCGGATTTTGATCAACGAAAACAAGTGGCGGGCCGCCCGTTACGGCATCGAAGGCAAGCTGATCGATTTTGGTAAACAGGAAGAAGTTCCGACGCACAATCTGATCCATGAACTGCTCGATTTCATCGACGACGTCATGGACGAACTGGGCAACCGGGCCGAGTGTGAATACGTCCTGAAGATCCTCGAAATGGGCACCGGCGCCGACCGCCAGCTGGCCGTTTACCAGAAAACCGAAAGCCTGAAAGTAGTAGTCGATTACATCGTCGAGGAAACTTCTTTAGGAATCAGGTAG
- a CDS encoding type 1 glutamine amidotransferase: protein MSLVKIAVLDMNDNHANEGMRCILQIIRNVQGNERQADLHAELAFDVFNVRANNEIPGLDYDIYISSGGPGSPLPSDEAWEAPYFDLMDQIFDWNRWNERKKFLFLICHSYQLVVRHLGLGTVSERRSTSFGIFPMHKLDAALDEHLLQALPDPFYAVDSRNFQITQPDDDRLQEFGAVALCLEKDRPNIPLERAVMAIRFSDEVFGTQFHPEADDEGMLRHFLTDIKRNQIIENFGQDKYDDMVSYLQDPDKIALTGSVILPTFLRDAIKALKHEPELVR from the coding sequence ATGAGCTTAGTTAAAATTGCAGTTCTTGACATGAATGACAACCATGCTAACGAGGGCATGCGCTGCATTCTGCAAATCATCCGGAATGTACAGGGAAACGAGCGGCAGGCGGACCTGCATGCCGAACTGGCGTTCGATGTATTCAATGTCCGGGCAAACAACGAAATTCCTGGTCTCGACTACGATATCTACATTTCGTCCGGTGGTCCGGGTAGTCCGCTCCCGTCGGATGAAGCCTGGGAAGCGCCCTATTTTGATCTGATGGATCAGATTTTTGACTGGAATCGCTGGAACGAGCGCAAAAAATTCCTGTTTCTCATCTGTCATTCTTACCAGCTGGTCGTGCGGCATCTGGGTCTGGGCACGGTCAGCGAACGCCGGTCTACCTCCTTTGGTATCTTCCCGATGCATAAGCTGGACGCGGCTTTGGATGAGCACCTGCTACAGGCCCTGCCTGATCCGTTCTATGCGGTTGATTCGCGGAATTTTCAGATTACCCAGCCCGACGACGATCGGCTACAGGAGTTCGGCGCGGTGGCGCTCTGCCTGGAAAAAGACCGGCCTAACATCCCGCTGGAACGGGCTGTTATGGCCATTCGCTTCTCCGACGAAGTATTCGGTACGCAGTTCCACCCCGAAGCCGACGACGAGGGGATGCTACGTCATTTCCTGACCGACATCAAACGTAACCAGATCATCGAAAATTTTGGTCAGGATAAGTATGATGACATGGTATCTTACCTGCAGGATCCCGACAAAATCGCCCTGACCGGATCGGTGATCCTGCCGACTTTCCTGCGCGATGCGATTAAGGCGCTGAAACACGAGCCCGAACTGGTTCGATAA
- a CDS encoding M14 family metallopeptidase has product MKQVYTLALGLACASAGYAQRSYYGTEERWPEQDTARKVYTVKGQRHGISYFKKHQFKDVQYKPGSTLTFDTYHSPDVMYSWCHKWADQYPNLVDIYEVAKSYEGRPILQLTLTNKKTGKHTDKPAAYFEGGRHSGEVTSSEAVMWLTKHLLDNYGKDPAITKLLDTKTIYLRPQNNPDGANMYLFTAQRNRSTLRPRDDDRDGLMDEDSEDDLDGDGVIYQIRKKAVTKEEREKADYILDKRDKSGRLMQRVQEGRGEWLVYTEGIDNDGDGKYNEDGVGGLDNHRNYPENWRPDQGGDFTGRGYTQGGASDYPLSEIETRATYLWLMGHPNISVVNSMDTRVPMHLRPPSTSSSAESMFPPDLAIFTHMDSLGLSYTSYPWAGDVYETYNTRNKINRLTGDPSKPTPLFGHGPDFGYFQYGSVWYGDELWNGGAMKDYDGDGDYDEYDGLMWDDEANKKQGFKAWTKFTHPQLGEVEIGGFHPKFFAQNGPAWQLENWISKQSRFNLAMAMELPQIDLTDVTVKPLANNEYEIKATWTNSGKLPVALEQAKRVKMVQEDRVTLDIDKALLKGFDAAKVVITQPALFDKTVYAGYTNVGETKEATFRVKLNQPGSVKAKVKLLSTRGGYKEKEITIGK; this is encoded by the coding sequence ATGAAACAAGTTTATACGCTTGCCCTCGGTCTGGCGTGTGCGTCGGCGGGTTATGCCCAGCGATCTTACTACGGCACCGAAGAACGCTGGCCCGAACAGGATACCGCCCGGAAGGTCTACACCGTGAAAGGCCAGCGGCACGGGATCAGCTATTTCAAGAAACATCAGTTCAAGGATGTCCAGTACAAGCCCGGCAGTACGCTCACGTTCGATACGTACCACTCGCCCGACGTTATGTACAGCTGGTGCCACAAATGGGCCGATCAATACCCTAATCTGGTGGATATCTACGAAGTCGCCAAGAGCTACGAAGGTCGTCCAATCCTCCAGCTGACGCTTACTAATAAGAAAACTGGAAAACATACCGATAAACCAGCGGCTTACTTTGAAGGCGGTCGGCACAGTGGCGAGGTTACCAGCAGCGAAGCGGTTATGTGGTTGACCAAACACCTGCTGGACAACTACGGTAAAGACCCCGCCATTACGAAACTGCTGGATACCAAAACCATCTACCTGCGTCCGCAGAACAACCCTGACGGGGCCAACATGTACCTTTTCACCGCCCAGCGTAACCGGAGTACGCTACGTCCCCGCGACGATGACCGCGATGGCCTGATGGACGAAGACTCGGAAGACGACCTCGATGGCGATGGTGTGATCTACCAGATCCGGAAGAAAGCCGTTACTAAAGAAGAACGCGAAAAAGCCGATTACATCCTCGATAAGCGGGATAAATCGGGGCGGCTGATGCAGCGCGTGCAGGAAGGCAGGGGCGAATGGCTGGTGTATACCGAAGGTATCGACAACGACGGCGACGGCAAATACAACGAAGACGGTGTTGGCGGGCTGGATAACCACCGGAACTACCCCGAAAACTGGCGTCCCGACCAGGGCGGTGATTTCACGGGTCGCGGCTACACCCAGGGCGGTGCCAGCGACTACCCACTGAGCGAAATTGAAACCCGCGCTACGTACCTCTGGCTGATGGGCCACCCTAATATTTCGGTGGTCAACTCAATGGATACCCGCGTGCCGATGCACCTGCGTCCACCGTCCACCTCGTCCAGTGCCGAGAGTATGTTCCCACCCGACCTGGCCATCTTCACGCACATGGACAGCCTGGGTCTGTCGTACACGAGCTATCCCTGGGCGGGCGATGTGTACGAAACCTATAACACCCGCAACAAAATCAACCGCCTGACGGGCGACCCATCCAAACCAACGCCCCTCTTCGGTCACGGTCCTGATTTTGGTTATTTCCAGTACGGCTCGGTATGGTATGGCGACGAACTCTGGAACGGTGGTGCCATGAAGGACTACGACGGCGACGGGGATTACGATGAGTATGACGGGCTGATGTGGGACGACGAAGCTAATAAAAAACAGGGTTTCAAAGCCTGGACTAAGTTCACGCACCCGCAGCTGGGTGAGGTTGAAATTGGTGGCTTCCACCCCAAATTCTTCGCGCAGAACGGTCCGGCCTGGCAGTTAGAGAACTGGATTTCGAAACAGTCGCGGTTCAATCTGGCGATGGCGATGGAACTACCGCAGATCGATCTGACCGACGTAACCGTAAAACCGCTGGCCAACAACGAATACGAAATCAAAGCCACCTGGACCAACTCGGGTAAGCTGCCGGTAGCGCTGGAGCAAGCCAAACGGGTGAAAATGGTGCAGGAGGACCGCGTTACACTCGACATCGACAAAGCCCTGCTGAAAGGTTTCGATGCGGCCAAAGTCGTCATCACCCAGCCAGCGCTGTTCGACAAAACCGTTTACGCCGGTTACACCAACGTTGGTGAAACGAAAGAAGCTACGTTCCGGGTTAAGCTGAATCAGCCGGGTTCGGTCAAAGCCAAAGTCAAGCTGCTATCGACGCGGGGCGGTTACAAAGAGAAGGAAATCACGATTGGCAAGTAA
- a CDS encoding DinB family protein → MIPLDNREVWLRGPLPDVPPLLQPVAHALLQARDELYLQLQEFPDTLLWERPASVASVGFHLQHLTGVLDRTFTYARGEALSPAQLEALAAEGKPNDTLTTSGLVSLFDQQVDRALIQLRTTDESTLTQFRGVGRAQLPSTVIGLLVHAAEHTTRHLGQLLVTRRIVQRLNQPV, encoded by the coding sequence ATGATTCCGCTCGACAACCGTGAAGTCTGGTTACGTGGCCCCCTCCCCGACGTACCACCGCTGCTCCAGCCCGTTGCCCACGCGCTCCTCCAGGCCCGCGACGAACTCTATCTCCAGCTGCAGGAATTTCCGGATACTTTACTCTGGGAGCGACCGGCCAGCGTAGCGTCGGTGGGATTCCATTTGCAGCACTTGACGGGTGTGCTGGACCGGACCTTTACTTACGCCCGTGGCGAAGCGCTCTCCCCCGCCCAATTGGAAGCTCTGGCAGCTGAAGGTAAGCCCAACGATACGTTGACCACGAGTGGGCTGGTCAGCCTGTTTGATCAACAGGTTGACCGGGCCCTTATTCAGCTACGTACCACTGACGAATCGACGTTGACTCAATTTCGGGGCGTTGGTCGGGCGCAGCTGCCCTCGACGGTTATTGGTTTGCTGGTTCACGCGGCCGAGCATACAACCCGCCATCTGGGCCAGTTGCTCGTAACTAGACGGATAGTACAGCGGCTGAACCAGCCCGTTTGA
- a CDS encoding SDR family NAD(P)-dependent oxidoreductase — protein MRFTDKVCIVTGATSGIGRATAERMGAEGGKVLIVGRDEERGNEVVESIKQQGGDALFADVDIADPKAIQATVKQAVDAWGRIDVLVNDAAMMTFTPVVDLELEDWDQVQAVNMRSVFLFCKYSIPHINGGAIVNISSVHAHQTTAGVVPYASSKGAMEAFTRGLAIEHDLMKVRINCVAPGAVDTPMLWDNPNVKNGNEKIEGAVGKPEDIAAAICFLASDEARFVNATTLVVDGGRLNRL, from the coding sequence ATGAGATTTACGGATAAAGTATGTATCGTTACCGGCGCGACCTCCGGGATTGGCCGGGCCACGGCCGAACGCATGGGTGCAGAAGGCGGTAAAGTGCTGATTGTGGGTCGGGACGAGGAACGGGGAAACGAAGTCGTTGAGAGTATTAAACAACAGGGTGGCGATGCGCTATTCGCCGATGTAGATATTGCCGATCCCAAAGCCATTCAAGCAACCGTCAAGCAGGCCGTTGACGCCTGGGGCCGGATCGATGTGCTGGTCAACGATGCCGCCATGATGACCTTTACACCTGTCGTCGATCTGGAACTGGAAGACTGGGATCAGGTGCAGGCGGTTAACATGCGGTCGGTGTTTCTGTTCTGCAAATACAGCATCCCGCACATCAACGGGGGCGCCATCGTCAATATCAGTTCGGTGCACGCCCACCAGACCACGGCGGGCGTTGTTCCCTACGCATCCAGCAAAGGAGCGATGGAAGCGTTCACGCGGGGGCTGGCCATCGAGCACGACCTGATGAAAGTGCGGATTAACTGTGTAGCGCCGGGTGCCGTTGATACGCCTATGCTCTGGGACAACCCGAACGTAAAGAACGGGAATGAGAAAATTGAGGGGGCCGTTGGTAAACCCGAAGATATTGCCGCAGCGATCTGTTTTCTGGCCTCCGATGAAGCCCGGTTCGTGAATGCAACAACGCTGGTTGTTGACGGCGGACGGCTGAACCGGTTGTAA
- a CDS encoding carboxypeptidase regulatory-like domain-containing protein: MKQFVRGVLVVGLTVCGLTAQAQSAKLRAANKQFEDLSYVNAVRSYEDFLNTDKKKEAAETREALIKLGYSYRKLQDTRNAERIYEKLIKTYPELDSEIYLYYAQALATNGKYRDSQKMYSKYGEKQGQDLRGKRFTVSYMDMSRYYQDSASYQLRNLPINSRQADFSPMYYKNGIVFVSARDESGPVKRVFAWNQTPFLDLYFHPDTNQLHVPVSVQPTRAAVIGGGDVTKMAKPDSAADQQPLTKAEIFSRTLNTKYHEGPMTFSKDQNFIVYTRNNTSKGKSGKSSDGIKKLKLYSGVNKNGKWEDIQELPFNSNEYSVGHPAFSPDDSRLYFVSDMPGGYGGTDIYVVEYANGKWGTPVNMGKEINTEGNEMFPFVDENGFLYFSSDGHEGLGGLDVFLAELKEGIAYKGVQNVGAPINSEKDDFGFITDRNRTSGYFSSNRTKGVSDDDIYSFRRTCKQLNIFVFDAKTGTPLENADVRVIRNSTNQELRLTDVKGKMDLCLEPNMEYEFKAIKEGFAMNSVRFSTLTQSPRPVLNVSIYLQRSENTLVKGVVKTEVNQQPASGVKVTLRNDKDKSEQTVTTGPDGGYEFDMKPNAPYTLTAEKNQYATKKSQYAKNKTKAKTVSDSLGLYGVGDVFQLKNIYYDLNRFFIRPDAAKELDRVLAVLKEYPTMKIEMRSHTDARATDAYNMRLSENRARAAKDYLVSRGVQADRITAQGYGESEILNGCVDGVQCTESEHQKNRRTEFKVVSVQ; the protein is encoded by the coding sequence ATGAAGCAATTTGTACGGGGTGTGCTGGTGGTTGGTCTGACTGTGTGCGGACTGACGGCGCAGGCACAGAGTGCGAAGTTACGAGCCGCCAACAAGCAGTTTGAGGATCTCAGCTACGTCAACGCCGTACGGTCGTACGAGGATTTTCTGAACACGGATAAGAAAAAAGAAGCTGCTGAAACGCGCGAAGCCCTGATCAAACTGGGCTATAGCTATCGGAAGCTGCAGGATACCCGCAACGCCGAGCGCATTTACGAAAAACTGATTAAAACCTATCCGGAGCTGGACAGCGAAATCTACCTCTACTACGCGCAGGCCCTGGCGACCAACGGCAAATACCGGGACTCGCAGAAGATGTACAGTAAGTATGGGGAGAAGCAGGGGCAGGATTTGCGGGGGAAACGGTTTACGGTGTCGTATATGGACATGAGCCGCTACTACCAGGATTCGGCCTCATACCAGCTGCGAAATCTGCCCATTAACTCCCGCCAGGCCGATTTCAGCCCGATGTATTACAAAAATGGGATCGTCTTCGTGTCGGCCCGCGATGAATCGGGCCCGGTCAAACGCGTGTTTGCCTGGAACCAGACACCATTCCTCGATCTGTATTTTCACCCCGACACTAACCAGTTACACGTGCCGGTTAGCGTGCAGCCAACGCGGGCAGCCGTGATTGGTGGCGGGGACGTAACCAAAATGGCCAAGCCCGATTCGGCTGCCGATCAGCAGCCGCTGACCAAAGCGGAAATTTTCAGCCGGACGCTCAACACCAAATACCACGAAGGGCCGATGACCTTTTCGAAGGATCAGAACTTCATTGTTTACACCCGCAATAACACCAGCAAGGGCAAATCGGGCAAGAGCTCGGACGGTATCAAAAAACTGAAGCTCTACTCAGGCGTCAACAAAAACGGGAAATGGGAGGACATTCAGGAACTGCCGTTCAACAGCAACGAATATTCCGTTGGGCACCCGGCTTTCTCACCCGACGACAGCCGTCTATATTTCGTATCGGATATGCCCGGTGGCTACGGCGGTACGGATATTTACGTCGTGGAATATGCCAACGGCAAGTGGGGTACCCCGGTCAACATGGGCAAGGAAATCAATACGGAGGGCAATGAAATGTTCCCGTTCGTCGACGAGAATGGCTTCCTGTACTTCTCGTCTGACGGGCACGAAGGACTGGGCGGTCTCGATGTCTTCCTGGCTGAACTGAAAGAAGGAATTGCCTACAAAGGTGTGCAGAACGTAGGAGCACCCATCAACTCGGAAAAGGACGATTTTGGCTTCATCACCGACCGGAATCGTACGAGCGGCTATTTCAGCAGTAACCGTACGAAAGGCGTGAGCGACGATGATATTTATTCCTTCCGCCGAACCTGCAAGCAGTTGAACATTTTCGTATTCGACGCCAAAACCGGTACGCCCCTCGAGAATGCTGATGTGCGCGTGATTCGGAACAGCACCAACCAGGAACTGCGCCTGACCGACGTGAAAGGTAAGATGGACCTGTGTCTGGAGCCTAACATGGAATACGAATTCAAAGCAATCAAAGAAGGATTCGCCATGAACAGCGTTCGGTTCTCCACCCTGACGCAGTCGCCCCGGCCCGTGCTGAACGTATCAATCTACCTGCAACGCTCGGAAAACACGCTCGTGAAAGGCGTAGTAAAGACAGAAGTCAACCAGCAACCGGCATCTGGGGTGAAGGTGACGTTGCGTAACGACAAGGATAAGTCGGAGCAAACCGTCACGACCGGGCCTGATGGGGGGTATGAGTTCGATATGAAGCCGAATGCGCCTTACACGCTCACGGCTGAGAAAAACCAGTACGCCACCAAGAAGTCGCAGTACGCCAAGAACAAAACAAAAGCGAAAACCGTCTCGGATTCGCTGGGGCTGTACGGGGTGGGTGACGTATTCCAACTGAAAAATATCTATTACGACCTGAACCGGTTCTTTATCCGGCCCGATGCCGCCAAGGAGCTTGACCGGGTACTGGCCGTACTGAAAGAATACCCGACGATGAAAATCGAAATGCGGTCGCATACCGACGCGCGGGCTACAGATGCCTATAACATGCGTCTGTCCGAAAACCGGGCGCGGGCTGCCAAGGATTACCTCGTTTCGCGGGGCGTACAGGCCGACCGGATTACGGCGCAGGGCTACGGCGAAAGTGAAATCCTGAATGGTTGCGTAGACGGTGTACAGTGTACTGAAAGTGAACACCAGAAGAACCGGCGAACCGAATTTAAAGTCGTGTCAGTTCAATAA
- the tilS gene encoding tRNA lysidine(34) synthetase TilS has protein sequence MGQDQRIEQAFLGFINDNQLLNSSERTVLAVSGGLDSVAMAELFYRTNIPFAIAHVNFGLRGADSEADAVFVKNKAEQYGVPFHLVRFDTQAEAARRGISIQMAARELRYTWFNELCQEHKYPSVATAHHQNDVLETLLLNLSRGTGLAGLHGILPKQPGLQPGLIRPLLFATRDQLADYVMQQQLPYREDRSNAEDKYARNRIRHHVTPVLTELNAGFWPVFARTVERLRAADALVQHELEQSWQALIRHEGEQITLPVDQLRTLRELPFRLGEWLKPFGFSADQVTNLTTALEHPAGQVFRSATHQLTRERNVLVLEPLRCEASVYLTLSDWPTDPLTLSDAYQLECKVSEKETGFVPTADAEIAWLDADQLRFPVLIRKWKQGDRFQPLNLKGSKLVSNLLNDLKISRREREQCLVLEANGEIAWVMGYRIAHKFRITEATTKKLRLRIRPLPND, from the coding sequence TTGGGACAAGACCAACGGATTGAACAGGCTTTTTTAGGATTTATTAACGACAACCAGCTTCTCAATTCTAGCGAACGCACCGTCTTGGCCGTCAGTGGTGGGCTGGATTCGGTAGCCATGGCTGAGTTGTTCTACCGAACCAACATTCCTTTTGCTATAGCGCACGTCAATTTTGGCTTACGCGGGGCCGATTCGGAGGCTGATGCCGTTTTTGTAAAAAACAAAGCTGAACAATACGGGGTTCCGTTTCACCTCGTGCGTTTCGACACCCAGGCCGAAGCAGCACGCCGGGGCATTTCGATCCAGATGGCCGCCCGCGAACTGCGCTATACCTGGTTCAACGAACTATGTCAGGAACACAAGTATCCCAGCGTAGCCACCGCCCACCACCAGAACGACGTACTGGAAACTCTGCTGCTCAACCTGTCGCGTGGTACCGGTCTAGCCGGTTTGCACGGCATTCTGCCCAAACAGCCGGGTCTCCAACCGGGTCTTATCCGCCCTCTGTTGTTTGCCACACGCGACCAGCTCGCCGACTACGTAATGCAGCAGCAATTACCGTACCGCGAAGACCGCTCCAACGCTGAGGATAAATACGCCCGCAACCGCATTCGCCACCATGTCACACCCGTGCTGACGGAACTGAATGCTGGTTTCTGGCCCGTGTTCGCCCGCACAGTTGAGCGCTTACGCGCGGCCGATGCGCTGGTACAGCATGAACTGGAACAATCCTGGCAGGCGCTCATTAGACACGAAGGGGAACAGATTACGTTGCCCGTTGACCAATTACGGACATTGCGGGAACTGCCTTTCCGACTGGGGGAGTGGCTGAAGCCTTTTGGTTTCAGTGCCGATCAGGTGACAAATCTAACGACTGCGCTGGAACACCCCGCCGGGCAGGTGTTTCGGTCGGCAACCCACCAGCTGACCCGCGAGCGAAACGTACTGGTACTGGAGCCGCTACGTTGTGAAGCCTCCGTTTACCTCACGCTGAGCGACTGGCCGACTGACCCCTTAACTTTATCGGATGCCTATCAGCTGGAATGCAAGGTATCTGAAAAGGAAACAGGATTTGTACCGACGGCTGACGCGGAGATTGCCTGGCTTGACGCTGATCAATTACGCTTTCCGGTACTCATTCGGAAGTGGAAGCAGGGTGACCGTTTTCAGCCACTTAATCTAAAAGGAAGCAAACTGGTGAGTAACCTGCTGAACGACCTTAAAATAAGCCGGCGTGAACGGGAACAGTGCCTGGTGCTGGAAGCCAATGGAGAAATTGCCTGGGTTATGGGCTACCGGATTGCGCACAAATTTCGCATTACCGAGGCCACAACGAAAAAACTTAGGCTACGGATCCGACCGCTTCCGAACGATTGA